From the Cottoperca gobio unplaced genomic scaffold, fCotGob3.1 fCotGob3_320arrow_ctg1, whole genome shotgun sequence genome, one window contains:
- the xpo7 gene encoding exportin-7 → MLIWWIIVSVGRCTSALSFLRVGPSCASAASFLRVARQLPARRPSASCASAVSFLRVGRELPARRPRASCASAVSFLRGLAQLEILCKQLYETTDTAVRHQAEKALVEFTNSPDCLSKCQLLLERGSSSYSQLLAATCLSKLVSRTSNPLPLEQRIDIRNYVLNYLATRPKLAAFVTQALIQLYARITKLGWFDCQKDDYVFRNVIADVTRFLQDSVEHCIIGVTILSQLTNEINQADTTHPLTKHRKIASSFRDSSLFDIFTLSCNLLKQASGKNLNLNDESQHGLLMQLLKLSYNCLNYDFIGTSTDESSDDLCTVQIPTSWRSAFLDSSTLQLFFNLYHSIPPSLSPLVLSCLVQIASVRRSLFNNAERAKFLSHLVDGVKRILANPQCLPDPNNYHEFCRLLARLKSNYQLGELVKVENYPEVIRLIANFTVTSLQHWEFAPNSVHYLLSLWQRLAASVPYVKATEPHLLETYTPEVTKAYITSRLESVHVILRDGLEDPLDDAGLVQQQLDQLSTIGRCEYEKTCALLVQLFDQAAQTYQELLQSTNSSAADITVQEGRLTWLVYIIGAVIGGRVSFASTDEQDAMDGELVCRVLQLMNLTDSRLAQAGNERLELAMLSFFEQFRKIYIGDQVQKSSKLYRRLSEVLGLNDETMVLSVFIGKIITNLKYWGQCEPITSKTLQLLNDLSLGYSSVRKLVKLSAVQFMLNNHTSEHFSFLGVNNQSNLSDMRCRTTFYTALGRLLMVDLGEDEDQFEQFMLPLTAAFETVAQMLSTNTFNEQEAKRTLVGLVRDLRGIAFAFNAKTSFMMLFDWMYPAYMPILQRAIELWYHDPACTTPVLKLMAELVHNRSQRLQFDVSSPNGILLFRETSKMITTYGNRILTLGEVPKDQVYGVKLKGVSVCFAMLKAVLSGNYVNFGVFRLYGDDALDNALQTFIKLLLSIPHSDLLDYPKLSQSFYSLLEVLTQDHMNFIASLEPHVVMYILSSISEGLTALDTMVCTGCCSSLDHIVTYLFKQLSRSTKKRPTPMATDDRFLHIMQQHPEMIQQMLSTVLNIIIFEDCRNQWSMSRPLLGLILLNEKYFADLRNSIVNSQPPEKQQAMHLCFENLMEGIERNLLTKNRDSECV, encoded by the exons ATGCTGATATGGTGGATCATAGTCAGCGTTGGGAGGTGCACGTCGGCCCTCAGCTTCCTGCGCGTCGGCC CTTCCTGCGCGTCGGCCGCCAGCTTCCTGCGCGTCGCCCGTCAGCTTCCTGCGCGTCGCCCGTCAGCTTCCTGCGCGTCGGCCGTCAGCTTCCTGCGCGTCGGCCGCGAGCTTCCTGCGCGTCGGCCGCGAGCTTCCTGCGCGTCGGCCGTCAGCTTCCTGCGC GGCCTTGCCCAGCTGGAGATCCTGTGTAAGCAGCTGTATGAGACTACCGACACCGCCGTCCGACACCAGGCAGAGAAAGCTCTGGTGGAGTTCACCAACAGCCCCGACTGTCTCAGCAAGtgtcagctgctgctggagagagGCAGC TCATCATATTCTCAGCTGCTTGCGGCCACCTGTTTGTCTAAACTGGTATCTCGAACCAGCAACCCTCTACCGCTCGAACAACGCATCGACATCC GGAACTATGTGCTGAATTATCTGGCCACGCGGCCAAAGTTAGCAGCCTTTGTGACGCAGGCTCTGATCCAGCTGTACGCCAGGATCACCAAGCTGGGCTGGTTCGACTGTCAGAAAGACGATTACGTCTTCAGGAACGTCATCGCAGATGTGACACGCTTTCTGCAGGACAGCGTGGAGCACTGCATCATAGGGGTCACCATTCTGTCCCAGCTGACGAATGAGATCAATCAG GCCGACACGACACACCCTCTGACCAAACACAGGAAGATCGCTTCATCGTTCAGAGATTCTTCCCTGTTCGACATCTTCACTCTGTCCTGTAACCTCCTGAAACAG GCGTCGGGGAAGAACCTGAACCTGAACGATGAGTCTCAGCACGGCCTGCTGATGCAGCTGCTCAAACTCAGCTACAACTGCCTCAACTACGACTTTATAGGAACTTCCACAGACGAGTCCTCGGACGACCTCTGCACCGTACAGATCCCCACGTCATGGAGATCAG CATTTCTTGATTCCTCCACCCTGCAGCTCTTTTTCAATTTATATCATTCCATCCCTCCGTCCCTTTCCCCGTTG GTGTTGTCATGTCTAGTTCAGATTGCCTCCGTCAGGCGGTCTCTCTTCAACAATGCAGAACGAGCAAAGTTTCTTTCACATTTGGTGGACGGAGTGAAGAGGATACTAGCAAACCCTCAG tgtttgccAGATCCCAATAACTACCACGAGTTCTGCCGTCTGCTGGCGAGGCTGAAGAGTAACTACCAGCTGGGGGAGCTGGTCAAAGTAGAAAACTACCCCGAAGTCATTCGCCTCATAGCCAACTTCACCGTCACCAGTCTGCAG CACTGGGAGTTCGCCCCCAACAGTGTTCACTACCTGCTGAGTCTGTGGCAGCGCCTGGCCGCGTCGGTCCCCTACGTCAAAGCCACGGAGCCCCACCTGCTGGAGACCTACACCCCCGAGGTCACCAAGGCCTACATCACATCGCGGCTCGAGTCGGTCCACGTCATCCTGCG AGACGGGTTAGAAGACCCTCTGGACGACGCGGGTCTCGTCCAGCAGCAGTTAGACCAGTTGTCCACCATCGGGAGGTGCGAGTACGAGAAGACGTGCGCGCTGCTGGTCCAGCTGTTCGACCAGGCAGCTCAGACCTAccaggagctgctgcagtcCACCAACTCCAGCGCTGCAGACATCACTGTGCAGGAGG GTCGGTTGACATGGTTGGTTTATATAATCGGGGCAGTTATTGGTGGACGGGTGTCGTTTGCGAGTACGGATGAGCAGGACGCCATGGACGGAGAGTTAGTCTGTCG GGTGCTCCAGCTGATGAATCTGACAGACTCTCGGCTCGCTCAGGCCGGCAACGAGAGACTGGAGCTGGCCATGCTCAGCTTCTTCGAACAGTTCAGGAAGATCTACATCGGTGACCAGGTGCAGAAATCATCAAAG ctttaTCGACGACTATCAGAAGTTCTGGGGTTGAACGACGAGACGATGGTACTCAGTGTCTTTATAGGGAAAAT caTCACAAACTTGAAGTACTGGGGCCAGTGTGAACCAATCACCTCCAAGACACTCCAACTACTGAACGACCTCTCGCTAGG GTACAGCAGCGTGAGAAAGCTGGTGAAGCTCAGCGCCGTCCAGTTCATGTTGAACAACCACACA AGCGAGCACTTCTCCTTCCTGGGAGTGAACAACCAGTCGAATCTGAGCGACATGAGGTGTCGGACCACCTTCTACACGGCACTGGGACGCCTGCTCATGGTTGATCTcg GTGAGGACGAGGATCAGTTCGAACAGTTCATGCTGCCTCTGACGGCTGCCTTTGAAACTGTGGCTCAGATGTTGAGTACAAACACCTTCAACGAACAGGAAGCcaag AGGACTCTGGTGGGTTTGGTGCGAGACCTGCGAGGCATCGCGTTCGCCTTCAACGCCAAGACGAGCTTCATGATGCTCTTTGACTGGAT GTATCCAGCCTACATGCCCATTCTGCAGCGAGCCATCGAGCTTTGGTACCACGACCCAGCATGCACCACACCTGTCCTCAAGCTGATGGCTGAGCTGGTGCACAACAG ATCTCAGAGGCTCCAGTTCGACGTGTCGTCGCCCAACGGCATCCtgctgttcagagagaccagcaaGATGATCACCACCTACG GGAACCGCATCCTGACGCTGGGGGAAGTCCCGAAGGACCAGGTGTACGGCGTGAAGCTGAAGGGCGTCAGCGTGTGTTTCGCCATGCTGAAGGCGGTGCTCAGCGGTAACTACGTCAACTTCGGGGTCTTCCGTCTGTACGGCGACGACGCTCTGGATAATGCCTTACAGACCTTCATCAAACTGCTGCTGTCCATCCCGCACAGCGACCTGCTG GATTACCCGAAACTCAGCCAGTCCTTCTACTCTCTGCTGGAGGTTCTGACTCAGGATCACATGAACTTCATCGCCAGCCTGGAGCCTCACGTCGTCATGTACATCCTGTCTTCGATATCCGAGGGGCTCACCGCGCTCG atacGATGGTGTGCACAGGCTGCTGCTCCAGTCTGGACCACATCGTGACGTACCTGTTCAAGCAGCTCTCCCGCTCCACCAAGAAGAGGCCCACCCCGATGGCCACGGACGATCGCTTCCTGCACATCATGCAGCAGCACCCGGAGATGATCCAGCAG ATGTTGTCCACAGTGCTGAACATCATCATCTTCGAGGACTGCAGGAACCAGTGGTCCATGTCTCGCCCTCTGTTAGGCCTCATCCTGCTCAACGAGAAG taTTTCGCTGACCTGAGGAACAGCATCGTGAACAGTCAGCCTCCAGAGAAGCAGCAGGCCATGCACTTATGTTTCGAGAACTTGATGGAGGGGATAGAGAGAAATCTACTAACGAAGAACCGGGACAG tgagtgtgtataa
- the LOC115005563 gene encoding LOW QUALITY PROTEIN: rap guanine nucleotide exchange factor 1-like (The sequence of the model RefSeq protein was modified relative to this genomic sequence to represent the inferred CDS: deleted 1 base in 1 codon), whose protein sequence is MSSRPESKTASQFVSLTMRLKDKLHTQRIRRSERIKHTLTQRVKPADLNLQHTHKSVCVLVEQQRAVVSALQYFKALVDKLVVDPSVVGGLLGGASGGVLEAVQTMVQLEPYLHNSKTVSACLTHLYLSVAQLIRWADQVMLQGVAHGNKESTASVTTVIRAVLDGVKELVRLAAERQGDSAPVSPVQSQAAVGQTGGFDDQQTSDRASTCRSPGAPAEEQTPAAPPKPPMPSSEPLPQLPPPQGLSPPALPPKKRQSLPSPAPCRVDIVAPMRREPEADRQVEEDESLKRFSSSAENSHCEDDPDYDFLLTDLSFSETLPPALPEKIRYSTAGTTIAQAPPSFGFDPAQCDDVTGPDDVMSSPLSPSKTPPPLPEKKRHIHQYLQFCSSYSAQSAAMFYQRPFTLSQSYSSRQQEVETAYQLTHTHLDTHLDTHLDTQTLDSELLPPPVLPPKKRQQDSVGLYEEKQSRDSSQSLQQEEQEEEVLLTERQEILHRITMKPQEEDGPDVKAASPEILLVHATETDGRAEQILYREAFLSTYRSFISPNDVISKLQHRYRHLCELREAAHLSAAKNTFHLLVRVVDELCAVELDSDLLLLLMDLVFSLLIGGKLELAHLLHSNILSKMEQRGKLIGSPQSHRPLAARGVAARPGTLLDFRTQDLAEQLTLLDSELFCKIGLPEVLLWSKEQNEEKSPNLTEFTQHFNNVSFWVRSVIILQDKPQDREKLLLKFMKTMKHLRKLNNFNSYLSILSALDSAPLRRLDWQRSTAEALEEYSSLIDSTSSFRAYRAALAEVEPPCIPYLGLILQDLTFVHLGNPDKVMTSQGSKVNFSKRWQQFNILDTLRSYQQEFNEEYYNVTAIE, encoded by the exons ATGTCCTCCCGTCCTGAGAGTAAGACAG CCTCCCAGTTTGTGTCTCTCACCATGAGGCTGAAGGACAAGCTCCACACGCAGAGAATCAGACGCTCTGAACGGATCAAACACACCCTGACACAGAGAGTCAAACCAGCTGACCTGaacctgcagcacacacacaag tcggtgtgtgtgttagtggagCAGCAGCGGGCCGTCGTCAGCGCTCTGCAGTACTTCAAagctctggtggacaaactcgTTGTGGACCCGTCTGTGGTCGGCGGCTTGCTAGGCGGGGCGTCCGGCGGCGTCCTGGAGGCGGTCCAGACTATGGTCCAGCTGGAGCCGTACCTGCACAACAG TAAGACCGTCTCCGCCTGTCTCACTcatctctacctgtctgtggctcagcTGATTCGCTGGGCTGATCAGGTGATGCTGCAAGGCGTTGCTCATGGCAACAAGGAGTCCACAGCGAGTGTTACCACAGTCATCAGGGCCGTGCTGGACGGCGTCAAG GAACTGGTCCGATTGGCTGCAGAGAGACAAGGAGACTCCGCCCCCGTGTCTCCTGTCCAATCACAGGCTGCCGTGGGACAGACAGGCGGGTTTGACGACCAACAGACATCAGACAGGGCGTCAACCTGCCGCAGTCCAGGAGCTCCTGCAGAGGAGCAGACTCCGGCAGCTCCTCCTAAACCCCCCATGCCATCCTCAGAGCCCCTCCCCCAGCTGCCCCCCCCACAGGGACTCAG TCCTCCAGCCCTGCCGCCTAAAAAGCGCCAGTCATTACCGAGTCCTGCCCCCTGCAGGGTTGACATAGTAGCACCAATGAGACGCGAGcctgaagcagacagacaggtagag GAGGACGAGAGTCTGAAGCGTTTCTCTTCGTCTGCTGAGAATAGTCACtgtg aggaCGATCCAGACTATGACTTCCTCCTCACTGACCTCTCGTTCTCTGAGACTCTCCCCCCCGCCCTGCCAGAGAAAATACGCTACAGCACTGCAG GAACAACCATCGCTCAGGCCCCGCCTTCCTTTGGGTTTGACCCTGCCCAATGTGATGACGTAACTGGTCCTGATGATGTCATGTCCTCCCCGCTGTCCCCCAGCAAgacaccccctcccctccccgaGAAGAAACGGCACA tCCATCAGTACCTGCAGTTCTGCTCATCCTACAGCGCTCAGTCAGCAGCCATGTTCTACCAGCGACCTTTCACCTTAAGTCAGAGTTACAGCAGCAGGCAACAAGAGGTGGAGACCGCCTaccagctcacacacacacacctggacacacaccttgacacacacctggacacacagacattagACTCCGAGCTGCTTCCTCCTCCAGTTCTACCACCGAAGAAGAGACAACAG GATTCAGTTGGACTGTATgaagagaagcagagcagagacag TTCCCAGAGTCTCCAACaggaggagcaagaggaggaggtgctACTGACCGAGCGGCAGGAGATCCTCCACAGAATCACGATGAAACCTCAG gaGGAGGACGGGCCGGACGTGAAAGCTGCCTCTCCTGAGATCCTATTGGTCCACGCCACAGAGACTGACGGCAGAGCAG aacaGATCCTGTACCGTGAAGCCTTCCTCTCCACCTACAGGAGCTTCATCAGCCCAAATGACGTCATCAGCAAACTGCAGCACAG GTACAGGCACTTGTGTGAATTACGTGAAGCTGCACACCTGAGCGCTGCCAAGAACACCTTTCACCTGCTGGTCAGGGTGGTCGACGAGCTgtg tgcggTGGAGCTGGACTCtgatttgctgctgctgctgatggacCTGGTGTTTAGCCTCCTGATTGGAGGAAAGCTGGAGCTGGCCCACTTGCTGCACTCCAACATCCTGTCCAAGATGGAGCAGAGGGGAAAGCTGATTGGCTCGCCTCAGTCTCACCGCCCCCTTGCCGCCAGGGGCGTGGCTGCCAG ACCCGGGACTCTTCTGGACTTCAGGACTCAGGATTTAGCTGAACAGCTGACTCTGCTGGACTCTGAACTCTTCTGCAAGATCGGG ctccctGAGGTGTTGTTGTGGTCGAAGGAGCAGAATGAGGAGAAGAGTCCGAACCTGACGGAGTTCACACAACACTTCAACAACGTGTCCttctg gGTTCGTTCAGTCATCATTCTTCAGGATAAACCTCAGGACCGAGAGAAATTGCTGCTGAAGTTCATGAAGACTATGAag CACCTGAGGAAGCTGAACAACTTTAACTCATACCTGTCCATCCTGTCAGCGCTGGACTCCGCCCCACTGAGACGCCTGGACTGGCAGAGGAGCACGGCGGAG gCTCTGGAGGAGTACAGTTCTTTGATTGACAGCACATCATCTTTCAGAGCCTACAGAGCCGCTCTAGCTGAAGTGGAGCCTCCCTGTATACCCTACCT GGGTTTGATCCTTCAGGACTTGACCTTCGTCCACCTGGGGAATCCTGACAAGGTGATGACATCACAGGGTTCAAAGGTCAAC TTCTCCAAACGCTGGCAGCAGTTCAACATCCTGGACACTCTGAGGAGCTACCAGCAAGAG TTTAATGAGGAGTACTACAATGTTACTGCAATTGAATGA